The following proteins come from a genomic window of Cronobacter muytjensii ATCC 51329:
- the sixA gene encoding phosphohistidine phosphatase SixA, whose protein sequence is MQVFIMRHGDAALDAASDSVRPLTACGCDESRQMATWLKGQKVDIERVLVSPFLRAEQTLDVVKEAMSLPVKTEVLPELTPCGDVGLVSDYLHVLARDGVRAVMVISHLPLVGYLVAELCPGETPPMFSTSAIACVTVEGDNDKGVFNWQMSPCNLKMAKAI, encoded by the coding sequence ATGCAAGTTTTTATCATGCGTCACGGCGACGCAGCACTCGATGCCGCCAGTGATTCGGTTCGTCCTCTGACCGCGTGCGGTTGTGATGAATCCCGTCAAATGGCGACCTGGTTAAAAGGTCAAAAGGTGGATATCGAACGTGTTCTGGTGAGCCCATTCCTGCGAGCCGAACAGACACTGGACGTCGTGAAAGAGGCCATGAGCCTGCCTGTCAAAACCGAAGTCCTGCCGGAGCTTACGCCTTGCGGGGATGTCGGCCTGGTGAGCGACTACCTCCACGTTCTGGCCCGTGACGGCGTTCGCGCGGTAATGGTTATCTCTCACCTGCCGCTGGTCGGTTATCTGGTCGCGGAGCTTTGCCCTGGCGAAACGCCGCCGATGTTTTCGACCTCCGCTATCGCCTGCGTGACGGTTGAAGGCGATAACGACAAGGGCGTTTTTAACTGGCAGATGAGCCCCTGCAATCTCAAAATGGCGAAAGCGATTTAA
- the fadJ gene encoding fatty acid oxidation complex subunit alpha FadJ, translating into MESTSAFTLQIRPDNVAVVTIDVPGEKMNTLKAAFARDVRAIVKQLRENRDLAGVVFISAKPDNFIAGADINMIADCQSAQEAEALASQGQQIMAEIRALPVHVVAAIHGACLGGGLELALACHSRICTDDPKTLLGLPEVQLGLLPGSGGTQRLPRLVGVSAALEMILVGKQLRPRQAQKAGLVDDVVPQTILLEAAAALAKKSRPAPRRLPVRERVLAGPLGRALLFRMVSQKTHQKTQGNYPAAQRIIDVVRTGLEQGSASGYQAEARAFGELAMTPESAALRGLFFATTELKKETGSGVAPRALHSVGVLGGGLMGGGIAYVTATKARLPVRIKDISEKGINHALKYSRDLLEKKVRRRHLRAGERDAQMALISGGTDYRGFHQRDIVVEAVFEELTLKQNMVAEIEANTAPHTIFASNTSSLPIGDIAAGAARPAQIIGLHYFSPVDKMPLVEVIPHAGTSPETIATTVQLAKKQGKTPIVVADCAGFYVNRILAPYINEAMRCLMEGESIEKIDDALVKKGFPVGPIQLLDEVGIDVGTKIMPVLERAYGPRFSAPGEAVAAMLNDDRKGRKNGRGFYLYPAKGRKSKKQVDPAVYGLIGVKPGGKLSGDEIAERCVMMMLNEAVRCLDEGVVRSARDGDIGAVFGIGFPPFLGGPFRYMDTLGAAQVVATLTRLSTRYGDRFTPCDRLLRMAQTAQTFWPEGNPQADIVV; encoded by the coding sequence ATGGAATCGACATCCGCATTTACTTTACAGATCCGCCCGGACAACGTGGCGGTAGTCACTATCGATGTGCCGGGCGAAAAAATGAACACGCTCAAGGCGGCATTCGCCCGCGACGTGCGCGCCATCGTAAAACAGCTACGTGAAAACCGCGATCTTGCGGGCGTGGTGTTTATTTCCGCCAAGCCCGATAACTTTATCGCGGGCGCGGATATCAACATGATAGCCGACTGCCAAAGCGCGCAGGAGGCCGAGGCGCTGGCGAGTCAGGGCCAGCAGATCATGGCGGAGATCCGCGCGCTGCCGGTGCATGTGGTCGCGGCTATTCACGGCGCATGCCTCGGCGGCGGGCTTGAGCTGGCGCTCGCCTGCCACAGCCGCATTTGTACCGACGACCCGAAAACCCTGCTTGGGCTACCGGAAGTGCAGTTAGGGCTGCTGCCGGGCTCCGGCGGCACGCAGCGGCTGCCGCGCCTTGTGGGCGTCAGCGCCGCGCTTGAGATGATCCTCGTGGGCAAACAGTTGCGTCCGCGTCAGGCGCAGAAAGCCGGGCTGGTGGATGATGTGGTGCCGCAGACCATTTTGCTGGAGGCCGCCGCGGCGCTGGCGAAAAAGAGTCGCCCTGCGCCGCGTCGTTTGCCGGTACGCGAGCGTGTGCTCGCAGGCCCGCTTGGCCGTGCGCTGCTGTTTCGTATGGTCAGCCAGAAAACGCATCAGAAAACCCAGGGCAACTACCCGGCGGCGCAGCGCATTATCGATGTGGTGCGCACCGGGCTTGAACAGGGGAGCGCCAGCGGCTATCAGGCCGAAGCCCGCGCCTTTGGCGAACTGGCGATGACGCCGGAATCAGCGGCGCTGCGCGGCCTCTTTTTCGCCACCACTGAGCTTAAAAAAGAGACCGGCAGCGGCGTGGCGCCGCGCGCGCTGCATTCGGTCGGCGTGCTGGGCGGCGGGCTGATGGGCGGCGGGATTGCGTATGTGACCGCTACCAAAGCCCGTTTGCCGGTGCGTATTAAAGACATCAGCGAAAAGGGCATTAATCACGCGCTGAAATACAGCAGGGATCTGCTGGAGAAAAAAGTGCGCCGCCGTCACCTGCGCGCCGGCGAGCGCGACGCTCAGATGGCGCTGATCTCCGGCGGAACCGATTATCGCGGGTTCCACCAGCGCGATATCGTCGTGGAAGCCGTTTTCGAAGAGTTAACCCTGAAGCAGAACATGGTGGCGGAGATCGAGGCGAACACCGCGCCGCACACGATTTTCGCTTCTAATACCTCGTCGCTGCCAATCGGCGATATCGCGGCCGGGGCCGCCCGCCCGGCACAAATCATCGGTCTGCATTATTTCAGCCCGGTCGACAAAATGCCGCTGGTGGAAGTGATTCCCCATGCCGGCACCAGCCCGGAAACCATTGCCACGACCGTGCAGCTTGCGAAAAAGCAGGGCAAAACGCCGATCGTGGTGGCTGACTGCGCCGGGTTTTACGTCAACCGCATCCTGGCGCCTTACATAAATGAGGCGATGCGCTGCCTGATGGAAGGGGAGAGCATTGAGAAAATCGACGACGCGCTGGTGAAGAAAGGTTTTCCGGTCGGCCCGATCCAACTGCTGGATGAAGTAGGGATTGATGTCGGCACCAAAATTATGCCAGTGCTGGAGCGCGCTTACGGGCCACGTTTCAGCGCGCCTGGTGAAGCCGTTGCAGCAATGTTGAACGACGATCGCAAAGGCAGAAAAAATGGCCGCGGTTTCTATCTTTATCCGGCAAAAGGGCGTAAAAGCAAAAAACAGGTTGACCCTGCGGTTTACGGGCTTATTGGCGTTAAACCGGGCGGTAAACTGAGCGGCGATGAGATTGCCGAGCGGTGCGTCATGATGATGCTGAACGAGGCGGTGCGGTGTCTGGATGAAGGTGTGGTGCGCTCAGCGCGTGACGGCGATATCGGCGCCGTTTTCGGCATCGGTTTCCCGCCGTTTCTGGGCGGCCCGTTCCGTTATATGGACACGCTCGGCGCAGCGCAGGTGGTAGCGACGCTTACCCGTCTCTCCACCCGTTATGGCGACCGTTTTACCCCGTGCGACAGGCTGTTGCGCATGGCGCAGACCGCGCAAACTTTCTGGCCTGAGGGGAACCCGCAGGCCGACATCGTGGTCTGA